A genomic segment from Malaclemys terrapin pileata isolate rMalTer1 chromosome 1, rMalTer1.hap1, whole genome shotgun sequence encodes:
- the JOSD1 gene encoding josephin-1 produces MSCVPWKGDKTKSESPEPPQLAPLRIYHEKQRRELCALHALNNVFQDSNAFTRETLQEIFQRLSPNTMVTPHKKSMLGNGNYDVNVIMAALQTKGYEAVWWDKRRDVNVIALSNVMGFIMNLPSSLCWGPLKLPLKRQHWICVREVGGTYYNLDSKLKMPEWIGGESELRKFLKHQLRGKNCELLLVVPEEVEAHQSWRADM; encoded by the exons ATGAGTTGCGTGCCATGGAAAGGTGACAAAACCAAATCAGAGTCTCCTGAGCCACCACAGCTGGCACCACTGCGTATTTACCATGAGAAACAGCGTAGGGAGCTGTGTGCTCTCCATGCCCTCAATAATGTCTTCCAGGACAGCAACGCCTTCACCCGGGAAACACTGCAAGAGATTTTCCAGAG ACTGTCTCCCAACACCATGGTGACACCACACAAGAAGAGCATGCTGGGAAACGGAAACTACGATGTGAATGTCATCATGGCAGCGCTTCAGACCAAAGGCTATGAAGCAGTTTGGTGGGACAAGCGCAG GGATGTTAATGTCATTGCCCTCTCTAATGTGATGGGCTTCATCATGAATCTGCCCTCCAGCCTCTGCTGGGGTCCCCTGAAGCTCCCCCTTAAACGACAGCACTGGATCTGCGTCCGGGAGGTGGGAGGCACCTACTACAATCTCGACTCCAAACTCAAGATGCCAGAGTGGATTGGAGGTGAAAGTGAGCTCAG GAAATTTTTGAAACACCAGCTGAGAGGAAAGAACTGTGAACTTCTGCTGGTGGTGCCAGAGGAGGTGGAAGCACATCAGAGCTGGAGAGCTGACATGTGA